A window of the Vigna angularis cultivar LongXiaoDou No.4 chromosome 3, ASM1680809v1, whole genome shotgun sequence genome harbors these coding sequences:
- the LOC108325438 gene encoding pentatricopeptide repeat-containing protein At1g52640, mitochondrial-like: MAFQSFFSKYKTLPSFFCTLVQHKPNYHIHSFPNPQVLGPSLPDLVNEISRVLSDHRYPHHDLELSLKPFSPQISTNLVEQVLKRCKNRGFSAHRFFLWAKSIPGFQHNDVSFHILVEILGSCKQFAILWDFLIEMRDSRSYVINGEIFWLIFKAYSRANLPDGAIRSFNRMDEFGVMPTVHDLDKLLYFLCKRKHLQQAQQFFDKAKNRFSLSAKTYSILISGWGEIGDSDKARELFEAMLEQGCLVDLLAYNNLLGALCKGGCVDEAKNVFHDMLSKRVEPDAFTYSIFIHSYCSANDVQSAFRVLDKMRRYNLLPNVFTYNCIIKRLCKNELVEEAYQLLDEMISRGVKPDIWSYNAIQAYHCDHCEVNRALRLMFRMEKDKCLPDRHTYNMVLKLLIRIGRFDRVAEVWENMVDKNYFPSVSTYSVLIHGFCKKKGKLEEACKYFEMMIDEGIPPYVTTVELLRNRLLGLGLLDHIGILVDKMRQSTSHAIQELENIMIGNRATHNTLRCDETDIESD; this comes from the coding sequence ATGGCTTTTCAGtcatttttttcaaagtatAAAACCTTACCCTCTTTCTTTTGCACCCTTGTCCAACACAAACCCAATTACCACATTCATTCTTTCCCAAACCCTCAAGTCTTAGGGCCATCATTACCAGACCTTGTCAATGAGATATCCCGTGTACTCAGTGACCATCGATACCCTCACCATGATCTAGAACTCTCTCTCAAGCCATTTTCTCCACAAATATCCACTAATTTGGTCGAACAGGTCTTGAAAAGGTGCAAGAATCGTGGCTTCTCAGCCCATAGATTCTTTCTTTGGGCTAAATCAATTCCAGGTTTTCAGCACAATGATGTGAGCTTCCACATTTTGGTGGAGATATTAGGAAGTTGCAAACAGTTTGCCATACTATGGGATTTTCTCATAGAAATGAGAGACTCTCGTTCATATGTAATCAACGGTGAGATTTTCTGGCTCATCTTCAAGGCATATAGCCGGGCTAATTTACCAGATGGTGCAATTCGGTCTTTCAATAGAATGGATGAGTTTGGAGTTATGCCAACTGTTCATGATTTGGATAAGTTGTTGTACTTTTTATGCAAAAGGAAGCATCTCCAGCAGGCtcaacaattttttgacaaagCTAAGAATCGTTTCTCTTTATCTGCTAAAACTTACAGCATTTTGATAAGTGGATGGGGTGAGATTGGTGATTCAGATAAAGCCCGCGAACTGTTTGAAGCAATGCTTGAACAAGGATGTCTAGTGGATTTGCTTGCGTATAACAATTTGTTGGGCGCTCTTTGCAAAGGTGGTTGTGTGGATGAAGCTAAGAATGTTTTTCACGATATGTTGTCAAAAAGAGTTGAGCCAGATGCTTTTacttattcaatatttattcaTTCGTATTGCAGTGCAAATGATGTGCAATCAGCTTTCAGGGTTCTTGATAAAATGAGAAGGTACAACCTTTTGCCTAACGTTTTTACATACAATTGTATTATAAAACGACTATGTAAGAATGAACTTGTGGAAGAAGCTTATCAATTGTTGGATGAAATGATTTCAAGAGGAGTTAAACCAGACATTTGGAGCTATAATGCAATACAAGCTTACCATTGTGATCATTGTGAGGTCAATAGGGCCCTGAGGTTAATGTTTAGAATGGAAAAAGATAAATGTCTTCCTGATCGCCATACATATAACATGGTCCTCAAATTGTTGATCAGGATAGGGAGGTTTGATAGGGTAGCTGAAGTTTGGGAGAACATGGTggacaaaaattattttccatcTGTCTCAACATATTCTGTCTTGATTCATGGTTTTtgtaagaagaaaggaaaactAGAGGAGGCATGTAAGTATTTTGAAATGATGATTGATGAAGGAATACCACCTTATGTTACTACTGTTGAGCTACTGAGGAATCGACTCTTGGGTTTAGGGCTTTTAGATCACATTGGAATACTGGTTGATAAAATGAGGCAGAGCACTTCCCATGCAATTCAAGAATTGGAAAATATTATGATTGGTAATAGAGCAACTCATAATACTTTGAGATGTGATGAGACAGATATAGAAAGTGACTGA
- the LOC108326339 gene encoding uncharacterized protein LOC108326339, translating to MDSPFPLLLLLFLCLSPIPSFSIDNFHQAFPIVEPDPGHTKLRLSREGLEAIERITNPIAAVAVIGPYRSGKSFLLNQLLSLSCYEGFGVGHMRDTKTKGIWVWGTPIDLDINGVRTSVFYLDTEGFESVGKSNVYDDRIFALATVLSSVLIYNLPETIREADISRLSFAVELAEEFYGRVKGQDVAFEPAKLLWLIQRDFLQGKSVQEMVNEALRRVPNIDGNKNIDVVNQIRDSLAVMGDNSTAFSLPQPHLQRTKLCDMKDVELDQLYVKRREQLKELVASIISPKIVQGRTLTGKEFVSFLEQILEALNKGEIPSTGSLVEVFNKNILEKCLKLYSENMATLVLPLTEESLQGAHNRTKDKVMQVFDQQHFGRHHAKKSVVQLDEEIQQVYKNIVVQNELQSSKLCEGLYTRCEDKMDQLQVLKLPSLAKFNAGFLQCNNSFGHECVGPSKPKYEQRMMKMLGKSRSLFIKDYNQRLFNWLVAFSLVMVVIGRFFIKFILIEIGAWALFIFLETYTRMFWSAEALYYNPVWHFIVATWETVVYSPVLDLDRWAIPIGAVLLLFILYWRCYGKRKHGSHWLLPLYRTNKNGSNRPRTD from the exons aTGGACTCTCCGTTTCCGCTTCTGCTTCTGCTCTTCCTCTGCCTCTCTCCCATTCCCTCATTCTCCATTGACAATTTCCACCAAGC CTTTCCCATTGTGGAACCTGATCCTGGTCACACGAAACTTCGTCTTTCAAGAGAAGGTTTGGAGGCTATCGAGAGAATAACCAACCCCATTGCTGCAGTGGCG GTGATTGGGCCGTATCGTTCTGGAAAATCTTTTTTGCTTAATcaacttctctctctttcttgttACGAAG GATTTGGTGTTGGGCACATGCGTGACACTAAGACAAAAG GAATATGGGTTTGGGGAACACCTATAGATTTGGACATTAATGGAGTAAGAACTTCTGTCTTTTACCTTGACACCGAAGGATTTGAAAGTGTGGGGAAGTCCAATGTATATGATGATCG GATATTTGCTCTGGCAACTGTCTTGAGTTCTGTACTTATATATAATTTGCCTGAGACG ATACGTGAAGCTGACATCTCTCGACTCTCTTTTGCGGTTGAGCTAGCTGAAGAATTTTATGGGAG AGTGAAG GGTCAAGATGTTGCATTTGAACCTGCTAAGCTCTTATGGCTCATCCAACGTGATTTTTTAC AAGGGAAATCGGTGCAAGAAATGGTAAATGAAGCTCTCAGACGAGTCCCCAATATTGATG GGAACAAAAATATTGATGTG GTCAATCAAATCCGAGATTCATTGGCTGTTATGGGTGACAACAGCACTGCCTTTAGCTTACCGCAA CCACATCTTCAGCGGACAAAGCTTTGTGATATGAAGGATGTGGAGCTTGATCAATTATATGTTAAGAGAAGGGAGCAATTGAAAGAGCTTGTTGCTAGCATAATCTCTCCAAAGATTGTACAGGGAAGGACTCTTACTGGAAAGGAGTTTGTCTCCTTTTTGGAGCAG ATACTTGAAGCCTTGAACAAAGGAGAAATTCCATCAACAGGCTCTCTCGTTGAGGTTTTCAACAAGAATATTCTTGAGAAATGTCTGAAGTTATACAGTGAAAATATGGCAACGTTAGTTCTACCTCTTACTGAGGAATCTCTGCAAGGGGCCCATAATAGGACTAAAGATAAAGTCATGCAAGTTTTTGATCAGCAGCATTTTGGTCGTCACCATGCAAAGAAATCAGTTGTGCAGCTGGATGAAGAAATCCAACAG GTGTATAAGAATATTGTTGTGCAAAACGAGCTTCAATCTTCAAAGCTGTGTGAGGGTCTGTACACCAGATGTGAGGACAAAATGGATCAACTTCAAGTTCTCAAACTTCCTTCCTTGGCAAAATTTAATGCAGGTTTCCTGCAATGCAATAATAGTTTTGGGCATGAATGTGTTGGACCTTCAAAACCAAAATATGAGCAACGCATGATGAAG ATGTTGGGGAAGTCTCGGTCTCTGTTTATAAAGGATTACAACCAAAGACTCTTCAATTGGTTGGTGGCCTTCTCTCTAGTTATGGTAGTGATTGGCcgcttttttataaaattcattttgattGAAATTGGAGCGTGGGCACTCTTCATATTTTTGGAGACATACACAAGAATGTTTTGGTCAGCAGAGGCACTTTACTATAACCCAGTTTGGCATTTTATAGTTGCAACTTGGGAAACTGTGGTTTACAGCCCTGTTCTGGATCTTGACAG ATGGGCTATTCCTATCGGTGCAGTGCTATTATTGTTTATTCTTTATTGGCGGTGTTATGGGAAAAGGAAACATGGTTCCCACTGGCTATTACCTTTATACAGAACCAATAAAAATGGTTCTAATCGACCACGAACGGACTAA